The Zalophus californianus isolate mZalCal1 chromosome X, mZalCal1.pri.v2, whole genome shotgun sequence genome window below encodes:
- the LOC113931155 gene encoding LOW QUALITY PROTEIN: interferon regulatory factor 5-like (The sequence of the model RefSeq protein was modified relative to this genomic sequence to represent the inferred CDS: inserted 1 base in 1 codon; deleted 2 bases in 2 codons), with protein sequence MNQPAPRAPPPPRRVRLKPWLVAQVNSCQYPGLQWVNAERKFFCIPWRHATRHSPSQDGDNTIFKAWAKETGKYTEGVDEADPAKWKANLRXSRDFRLIYDGPQDMPPQPYKIYEVCSNGSAPADSQPSEDYTFGAGEEEEEEEENVSSGPFLAAPACTDVLQRMLPSLSITEAGQPGPPMAPYSLPKEDVKWPPTLQQPVVLDPPAPDPNLLGPAPSNPAGFGELLLEVLPSLQPGPLAASLPSTSEQLLPDLPISPHMLPLTDLEIKFQYRGRPPQALTISNPQGCRLFYSQLEAAQEQVELFGPVSLEQVRFPSPEDISSNKQRFYTNQLLDVLDHGLILQLQGQDLYAIHLRQCKVFWSGPCASARGSHPDPIQREVKTKLFSLEHFLNELILFQKGQTNTPPPFEIFFCFGEEWPDCKPRGKKLITVQVVPIAARLLLEMFSGELSWSADSIRLQISSPDLKDRMVEQFKELHHIWQSQQRLQPMAQAPPLAGLSAGQGAWPMHPAGMQQ encoded by the exons ATGAACCAGCCTGCCCCCAGGGCACCCCCTCCGCCCCGCCGCGTGCGATTAAAGCCCTGGCTGGTGGCCCAGGTGAACAGCTGCCAGTACCCAGGGCTGCAGTGGGTCAATGCGGAAAGGAAATTCTTCTGCATCCCCTGGCGCCATGCCACGCGGCACAGCCCCAGCCAGGATGGAGACAATACCATCTTCAAGGCCTGGGCCAAGGAGACAGGAAAGTACACGGAGGGGGTGGACGAGGCGGACCCGGCTAAGTGGAAGGCCAACCTGC TGAGCCGTGACTTCCGCCTCATCTATGATGGACCCCAGGACATGCCACCTCAGCCCTACAAGATCTACGAGGTCTGCTCTAATGGCTCCGCTCCCGCAGACTCGCAGCCCAGTGAGGACTACACTTTTGGtgcaggagaggaggaggaggaggaagaggaaaacgTGAGCTCAGGACCATTCTTGGCAGCACCTGCCTGCACTGACGTACTCCAGAGGATGTTACCTAGCCTGAGCATCACAGAAGCAGGGCAACCTGGCCCCCCCATGGCACCCTATTCTCTACCCAAAGAGGATGTCAAGTGGCCGCCCACTCTCCAGCAGCCTGTGGTGCTGGACCCTCCTGCACCAGACCCCAACCTcctgggccccgcccccagcaacCCTGCTGGCTTTGGGGAGCTTCTCCTTGAGGTCCTGCCGAGCCTGCAGCCTGGGCCCCTGGCTGCCAGCCTG CCCTCTACAAGCGAACAACTCCTGCCCGACCTGCCGATCAGCCCCCACATGCTGCCTCTGACTGACCTGGAGATCAAGTTCCAGTACCGG GGGCGGCCACCCCAGGCCCTCACCATCAGCAACCCACAGGGCTGCCGGCTCTTCTACAGTCAGCTTGAGGCCGCCCAGGAGCAGGTAGAGCTCTTCGGCCCTGTGAGCCTGGAGCAAGTGCGCTTCCCCAGCCCTGAGGACATCTCCAGCAACAAGCAGCGCTTCTACACAAACCAGCTGCTGGATGTCCTCGACCACGGGCTCATACTCCAGCTGCAAGGCCAAGATCTGTATGCCATCCACCTGCGCCAGTGCAAGGTGTTCTGGAGCGGGCCCTGCGCCTCTGCTCGCGGCTCACACCCTGACCCCATCCAGCGGGAGGTCAAAACCAAGCTCTTCAGCCTGGAGCATTTTCTCAATGAGCTCATCCTGTTCCAGAAGGGCCAGACTAACACCCCACCGCCATTTGAGATCTTCTTCTGCTTTGGGGAGGAATGGCCTGACTGCAAACCCCGAGGGAAGAAGCTCATCACTGTACAGGTGGTGCCTATAGCAGCTCGGCTGTTGCTGGAAATGTTCTCAGGGGAGCTTTCTTGGTCAGCTGATAGTATCCGGCTACAGATCTCAAGCCCAGACCTCAAAGACCGCATGGTGGAGCAGTTCAAGGAGCTCCATCACATCTGGCAGTCCCAGCAGCGGTTGCAGCCTATGGCCCAGGCCCCTCCTCTGGCAGGCCTCAGTGCTGGCCAGGGGGCCTGGCCCATGCACCCGGCTGGCATGCAACAATGA